One Euphorbia lathyris chromosome 1, ddEupLath1.1, whole genome shotgun sequence DNA segment encodes these proteins:
- the LOC136220921 gene encoding stemmadenine O-acetyltransferase-like, which produces MATKSIEITHKETIRPSSPTPHTHKTLKLSLIDQFMPETYTPIVLFYSGDSEEDREKKSEKLRTSLAETLTQFYPLTGRLKDNSVIECEDQGALYVEAQIGCSLSDILKKPEAGSLDQFLPAAIESSESVTGSLLLVQATFFACGGLAIGVCISHKIADAATLAQFIKFWSRIAIGSEVDAPVFLADSMFSPIEFSAPEKSVQMQYTKCITKRFVFAGSKIGALKELASSTVAPKPTRVEAVSGLIWKGVITALKKSNPNLTRPSVWSVSVNLRPRFTPPVPENHAGNLVVIVTPKVEEVTELKDLVGVIKEEMQEFVEHYVKKLQGEDGVEAICEFGREFARKALSGDIDFFMCSAWCRFGLYDADFGWRKPVWLSIVSTNIRNVCILLDTKDGEGFEAWITLSEEEMFWFESDEQVLQFSEVNPSVIV; this is translated from the exons ATGGCGACGAAATCTATTGAAATCACACACAAAGAAACAATCAGACCATCTTCTCCAACTCCTCACACTCACAAAACTCTCAAACTCTCCCTAATTGATCAATTCATGCCCGAAACATACACTCCTATAGTCCTTTTCTATTCCGGAGACTCGGAGGAAGATCGGGAGAAAAAGTCCGAGAAATTACGGACTTCTCTTGCAGAAACTTTAACTCAATTTTACCCTCTGACCGGCAGACTTAAAGACAATTCGGTGATTGAATGCGAAGATCAAGGAGCCTTGTATGTCGAAGCTCAAATCGGGTGTTCTCTGAGTGACATTCTGAAAAAGCCTGAAGCTGGATCTTTAGACCAGTTTCTGCCGGCTGCTATAGAATCTTCTGAGTCTGTTACTGGCAGTCTTTTGCTTGTGCAGGCTACCTTTTTCGCGTGCGGCGGATTAGCTATTGGAGTTTGCATTTCACATAAGATTGCAGATGCGGCTACTTTAGctcaatttattaaattttggtCACGGATTGCGATTGGATCAGAGGTTGATGCTCCTGTTTTCTTGGCGGATTCGATGTTTTCTCCGATTGAGTTTTCGGCTCCCGAGAAATCAGTACAGATGCAATATACGAAATGTATAACGAAGAG GTTTGTATTTGCCGGATCAAAAATAGGAGCACTCAAAGAACTAGCATCCAGCACAGTCGCCCCGAAACCAACAAGAGTAGAAGCAGTTTCAGGACTAATATGGAAAGGAGTAATCACCGCACTAAAAAAATCAAACCCAAACCTAACTAGACCCTCCGTATGGTCAGTATCAGTAAACCTACGTCCGCGATTCACTCCACCGGTCCCCGAAAACCACGCGGGGAACCTAGTCGTGATCGTGACACCGAAAGTCGAGGAAGTAACTGAATTAAAAGACCTAGTAGGAGTAATAAAAGAAGAGATGCAAGAATTTGTTGAACATTATGTGAAAAAACTCCAAGGAGAGGATGGAGTGGAAGCTATATGTGAATTTGGGAGAGAGTTTGCAAGGAAAGCGTTGAGTGGggatattgatttttttatgtgTAGTGCTTGGTGTAGATTTGGGTTATATGATGCCGATTTTGGATGGAGGAAGCCGGTTTGGTTGAGTATTGTGAGTACAAATATTAGGAATGTTTGTATTTTGTTGGATACTAAAGATGGAGAAGGGTTTGAGGCTTGGATTACTTTAAGTGAGGAAGAAATGTTTTGGTTTGAATCTGATGAACAAGTTCTTCAATTTTCTGAGGTTAATCCTAGTGTGATAGTTTAG